Genomic window (Tardiphaga sp. vice304):
CGGGATGAACACGGCGGACAACACCGTGGCGATGCCTACCAGCGCGCCGGTGATCTCGTCCATCGATTTGCGAGTCGCTTCCTTGGGCGACAGGTCTTCCTCTTCCATCACGCGCTCGACGTTCTCGACCACGACGATGGCGTCGTCGACCAAGAGGCCGATCGCCAGCACCATCGCGAACATCGTCAGCGTGTTGATGGAATAGCCGAAGATCGCCAGCACGCCGAAGGTGCCGAGCAGCACGACCGGCACTGCTAGCGTCGGGATGATGGTGGCGCGGATGTTCTGCAGGAACGCATACATCACGATGAAGACCAGAACGATCGCCTCGATCAGCGTCTTGACGACGTCCTCGATCGACAGCCGCACGAACGGCGTGGTGTCGTAGGGATACACCACCTCGACGCCCTGCGGGAACGTGGTCGACAGACGCTTGATGGTGGACTGCACGGCCTCGGCGGTGGCGATCGCGTTGGCGCCGGTTGCCAGCGTGATGGCGAGGCCGGCGGCGCTCTTGCCGTTATAGGTGGCGCTGGTGGTGTAGCTCTCGGCGCCGAGTTCGACGGTGGCGACATCGTTGAGTCGCACCAAGGATCCGTTGGTGTCGCTCTTCAGGATGATGCTGCGGAACTGCTCGGGGGTCTGCAATCGGCTGCGTACGGTGATGCTGGCATTGAGCTGCTGGCCGGGGCGAGCCGGCACGCCGCCGAGCTGACCGGCGGAAACCTGCGTGTTCTGCGCCTGGATCGCGGCGGAAACGTCGCTCGGCATCAGGGCATATTTGGCGAGCTTGTCCGGGTCCATCCAGATACGCATCGCATAGCCGGCACCGAACAGCTGCGTCTCGCCGACGCCGGTGACGCGCTTCAGGGTGTCGTTGAGCGTGCTGTTGACGTAGTCGGCGAGGTCGTTGGACGACAATTTGCCGTCGCTGGAGACGAAGCCGATCACCATCAGGAAGCCGGTGGCCGATTTGGTGACCGCAAGCCCCGTAGTCTGCACGATCTGCGGTAGCAGCGCGGTGATCAGCTGCAGCTTGTTCTGCACCTGCATCTGCGCGATGTCGGCATTGGCGCCGCTCTTGAAGGTGATGGTGATGGTGGCGGAGCCGGTCGAGGTCGAGGTCGACGTCATGTAGTCGAGGTTGTCGATGCCAGTCAGGCCCTGCTCGATCACCTTGGTGACCGAGTTTTCTACCGTCTGCGCGTTGGCGCCCGGATAGGTGGCGTTGATCTTGACGGTGGTCGGCGCGATCTGCGGATATTGCGCGATCGACAGCCCGGTCAGCGCGAGCAGGCCGCCCAGCATGATCGTGATGGCGATGACCCAGGCAAAGATCGGGCGGTCGATGAAGAAGCGCGACATCGATCAGTTCCCGCCCGTGGCGGGTGCGGTCTCGCGCGTCGCCAGTCGGGTGCCGGTATCGAGGCTCCCCCGCTTGGTGCCCTTCACTTCGCCGGTGTTGTTGTCGATCGTGACCTCGACGGCCGTGACGGCGGCGCCGGGCTTCACCATCTGCGCGCCCTCGACGATGATGCGGTCGCCATCCTTGACGCCGGACGTGGCCAGCCAGTTGTTGCCGACATTGCTGGAGACCGCGAGTGTGCGTTGTTCGACCTTGCCTTCGGCGGTGATGAACATGCCGGTGGCTTCGCCCTTGGTGTTGCGGGTGATGGCCCGCTGCGGAATGGCAAAGCTGTTCTCGGCGATGCCCTGCTCGATCACGGCGCGGGCGTAGGTGCCCGGCAACAGGATGCGATCGGGGTTGGGAAATTCCGCGCGCAGCGCGAAGGTGCCGGTGGTCTGGCTGACATTCGACTCGGCAAAGGCCATCTTGCCGGTGTGATTATAGGTGGTGCCGTTTTCCAGCTTCAGCTTGACGCTGACATCGGCGCCGTCGAACTTGATGCGCCCTTCGCTGACCGCCTGCCGCCAGTTCAGCAGGTTGGTGCTGGATTCCGTGACATCGACATAGATCGGATCGAGCGTGCGGATGGTTGTCAGCGCGGTGGTCTGGCTGGCCGTCACCAGCGCACCCGGCGTCAGCGACGATCGGTCGATGCGGCCGCTGATCGGCGCCTCGATCCTGGTATAAGCGAGATTGAGACGCGCGGTATCGACGCTGGCATTGTTGGACGCCACATCGGCCTTGACCTGCGCCAGCGCGGCCACGGAATCGTCGAGGTCCTGCTTGCTGACGGCGTTCTGCTTGATCAGTGTGCGATAGCGCTCGAGCTTGGCTTCGGCATTGGGCACGGCGGCCTCGGCCTTCTGCAAGGCGGCCACGGCGCTGTCGAGCGCGGCCTGGTAGGCGGCGGGATCGATCTGGTACAGCATGTCGCCGGCCTTGACCTCGCTGCCTTCCTTGAACAGCCGCTCCTTGATGATGCCGTTCACCTGCGGGCGGACCTCCGCGACCAGCGAGGCCGTGGTGCGGCCCGGCAGTTCCGACGTGATCGCGATCGATTGCGGGCGCAACGTGACGACGCTGACCTCGGCGCGCGGCGGCGCGCCAGCGTTCTTCGCGGCCTTGTCGCCGCCATCGCCGCATCCGGCCAGCAGCAACAAGGAGAGGCCGGCGATGCAGGCTTTGGCGTATCGGCCGCGGATAAACAGAAAATATGCGGCCATGCGCGGGAGGACCTTGCGATTACAGTACGGTACAGTACTAGTATTGGCCGAAGGCGCCCGGGTCAATCTAGGTTTGATTGCTGTCGGTATCACAAGGCTGTTAGAGTCACGAAATGGACACGAATGCGAAAGCACCCACGGCGATTGCGGTGCCCCGTCACCGCGGACGGCCGAAGCTGGTATCCGACGACACGCAGCGGTCGTTGATCGCCGACGGTGCGCGTCAATTGTTCATTGAAAAGGGCTATGGCCGGACCACGACGGACGACGTTGCCGCACGCTGCAAGATTTCAAAACAGACGTTGTACCGGCTGTTTCCCGGCAAGCCCGCGCTTTTCGCCGCGGTGGTGGACGCGCATCGCTACAGCATGCTGGCGCTGCCGGGCGACTACGACGACTTGCCGATCGATCAGGCCCTGCAGCAGATTTTCCGGATCGACATCGATCCGCAGTCGGAACGCGACAATCTCGCCTTGCTGAGGCTGGTGATGGTGGAATCGCAGCAGCACCCGGAACTCGAGGAACTGCTGTTCCGCTACGGCGCCGAAAAGGCGCGCGCCGATCTCGCGAAATGGCTCAAGGCACGGTGCAAGCGTGAGCGGATCGAACTCCGTGACGCCAACAGCGCGGTCCATATCCTGCTCGACATGATCTTCGGTCCGATGGTGCTCAAGCTCGACGCGGCGGTGGCGCGGAGACGCCCACCGAAACGCCAGGATCATATCCGGCGCTGCATCTCGATCTTCCTGTATGGCATCAGCGGAAACGACAGCGGCCGAAGCAACGCCTGATGGCGAAGGCTTCGGCCGCGAATGATGCGAAAGACGCTGTTACAGCGTCACTTCGCCTTCCTCGGTGCCTTCCCAATAGGTGATGCGCCGGGCCTTCACCTTGATCAGCACGATACCGGGCGTATCGATACCCTTTTCGAACCACTTGTCGAGATCGGGCGTCCAGTGCTTCTCGAAGGCGGCCCTGTCACGGATCAGTTCGGCGTTGCCCTCGACGGCCACGTAGAGCCCGGAGCCGCTGAACCATCCGCCTGGTGCGGAAAATCCGAGCGCCACTTTGGGGTCGGCGGTGATATCGGACACCGCGCGTGCCTGCTCATAGGTGAAGTAATATGACGTGCCGTCATAGCTGACGTCGCCGTTATTGCTCATCGGCCGATTGGCAATTTCGCCATTCTCGGTGTGCGTCGACAGGATCGCGATGTCGATCCCGGCCATCTTGTCGGCGACCTCGGCCAGCGTCTTCTTGTTCATCTCGGTTCTCCATGTTGCGCCGATCAACGGCGCCGAAGCCCGCCGGTTCCCGTGAAGCTCAAAGTCGCTCGAGCGTCGCCGGGTCGCGCTGGCCGCCATAGAACCGCGCCAGCGCCTCGTCGAACATGCCGTCCGCGGCGACGGCATCGAACGGCGTCATGCACGATCGAAACTTGATATCGTCCGGCGAGCCGAAGATGGCGTTGGCGGTGCTGTCGGACACGGCGAGAACGGCCTGCGTGCACTCGCGCAGCCGCGGGCCCAGAACATCATGCGCGACGTAGGCCTTTGCTTCGTCACGCGATGCGACCGCGTAATGCCGCGCCATCGCACTGTGGCCGAGGCCGGCGATCTGCGGAAACACGAACCACATCCAGTGAGTACGCTTGCGGCCGGCGCGCAATTCACCGAGCGCGGTGGCGTATATGTCCGTCTGGGCCTCGACGAAACGCTGCAGGTCGCCGTCCGTCATGTGAAATCCGTGAAATCCTCAAACAACGCTCGAACGTAGCATGAGATGAATCGTTCCTGCGCAGGGGCAGCAGGCGCCACCCAGGCTGCGCATGCGTGGACCTCCGCCCGCGCCCGGCTTCAGGTCGTCCCGACGGTCGCACGACGGCCGCCCCGGCTTCCGGTGCTGCGACCGAAAGCCTGGAAATTGACTCTGGCGAAACTCCATGCTGCCATGCAATATCATGACAGTATTATTCGGCTGGGGAGACGGCATAATGAAGTTGATTAGCATTTCCGCGGCGGCGATGCTCGCCGCTCTGGTGGCCACGCCGGCGATGGCGCAGACCAAGGTGACCATCGCCATTTCCGGCTGGACCGGTTTCGCCCCGCTGACGCTGGCCAAAGAGGCGGGCATTTTCGCCAGGAATGGCCTCGACGTCACCATCAAGAAAGTCCCGCAGGCCAGCCGTCACCTCGCCATCGCGTCCGGCGACGTACAATGCGCAGCGACCACGGTCGAGACCTGGGTGGTCTGGAATGCCAACGGCGTCGCCACCACGCAGTTGTTCCAGCTCGACAAATCCTATGGCGCCGACGGCATGGCCGTACGCGGCACCACCGGCTCGATCAAGGACCTGAAAGGCAAGACCGTCGCCGCGTCCGCGCCCGGTACCGCGCCATATTTCACGCTGGCCTGGTTTCTGAAGAAGAACGGCATGTCGGTGAAGGACGTCAGCGTCGTCAACATGGAGCCCGGCCCGGCCGCGCAGGCCTTCATCGCCGGGCAGAACGATGCCGCGATGACCTATGAGCCCTATCTCTCCGCGGTGCGCGAGAAGCCTGAAGCCGGCAAGATCATCGCCACCACGCTGGACTACCCGATGATCATGGACACGTTCGGCTGCACGCCGAAATTCATCGCGGATAATGAGGCCGCGGTGAAGGCGCTGACCAAGAGCTATTTCGAGGCCGTTGCCATGATCAAGTCGGATCAGGCGAAGTCTTATGAAATCATGGGCGCCGACGTGAAGCAGTCCGGCGAAAAATTCGGCGCCTCTGCGCAGTACCTGCGCTGGCAGGACCAGGAGCAGAACAAGAAGTTCTTCGCCGGCGAATTCCAGGCTTTCTCCAAGGAAGCCGCCGAACTGCTGCTCGAGATAGGCGTGATCAAGGAAATCCCGGATCTCACCAAGATCGTCGACACGCGGTTCATCCAGTAATCACCGGCCCCATCGCCGTCATTGCGAGCGAAGCGAAGCAATCCAGTTGCTTCGCTTCGCTGCTTTCTGGATTGCTTCGTCGCAAGGGCTCCTCGCAATGACGAATTCACCCGCAGATCATAAATCATGAAACCTCTCGCCCCCGTTTCCTCCTCCGCGCGTGTCGTGCTCGGCATCTCGTTCTTCGTGCTGTTCGTCGCCGCGTGGTCCTATGCGACCTTCGGCGGCTTCGTCTCGAAAACCTTCCTCGCCAACCCTCTCACCATGCTGAATGACGGCTGGTGGCTGCTGACCAAACAGGGCTTCCTGTTCGACATCGGCATGACGATCTGGCGGGTGATCGGCGGCTTCGTGCTGGCGGCGCTGGTCGCGGTGCCGCTCGGCATCCTGATGGGCGCCTACAAGCCGGTCGAAGCCTTCCTCGAGCCCTTCGTATCGTTCGCCCGCTATTTGCCGGCCTCCGCCTTCATTCCGCTGCTGATCCTGTGGGCCGGGATCGGCGAGTTGCAGAAACTGCTGGTGATCTTCATCGGCTCGGTATTCCAGATCATCCTGATGGTCGCGGTCACCGTAGGCAGCGTGCGCCGTGACCTCGTCGAGGCCTCGCTGACGCTCGGCGCGCGTGATGTCGGCGTGCTCCGGCGCGTGCTGATTCCCTCGGCGGCGCCGGGCATCGCCGAGATCCTGCGCCTCGTGCTCGGCTGGGCCTGGACCTATGTCATCGTCGCCGAACTGATCGGCTCGTCCTCGGGCATCGGTCACATGATCATCGACAGCCAGGCGCTGCTGGCGACCGGGCAGATCATCTTCGGAATCATCGTGATCGGTATCATCGGGCTAATCTCGGACTACGCCTTCAAGGCCGCCAACCGCGCGATGTTCCCGTGGAGCGTCCTGTGAGCAAGCTGGTCATCGAGAACGTCTCGCGCATCTTCCCCGCGGTGCGCGGCGGCACGCCCACGCGGGCGCTGGAGCCGGCCAACCTCGCGGTCGCCGACAACGACTTCGTCACCATTCTCGGCCCCTCCGGCTGCGGCAAGTCGACGTTGCTGCGCATGGTGGCCGGGCTGGACACGCCGACCACCGGCCACATCCTGCTCGACGGCAAGGCCATTACCGGCCCCGGCGCCGACCGCGGCATGGTGTTCCAGTCCTACACGCTGTTCCCCTGGCTGACGGTGTCGGAGAACATCTCGTTCGGGCTGCGCGAGCGCGGCGTCTCGTTGCGCGAACGCAATGCGATCGCCGCCGAATGGCTCGACAAGGTCGGCCTCACCAGCTTTGCGCATCATTTTCCGAAACAGCTCTCCGGCGGCATGCAGCAGCGTACCGCGATCGCCCGCGCACTCGCCAACAGCCCGAAAATCCTGCTGCTCGACGAGCCGTTCGGCGCGCTCGACAACCAGACCCGCGCCTTGATGCAGGAACTGTTGCTCGGCATCTGGGAGCGCGAGCGCAAGACCGTGATTTTCGTCACCCACGATATCGAGGAGGCGGTGTTTCTCGCCTCCCGCGTGGTGGTGATGTCGGCGCGACCCGGCCGCATCAAGGCCGATGTCGCCGTCGATCTGCCGCATCCGCGGCACTACACGATCAAGACCAGCCCGGAATTCTCGGCATTGAAGGCAAGGTTGACGGAAGAGATCCGCGTCGAGGCCGTGCTGGCCGCAGAAGCGCATTAGACGGTTGACTTATTCTTGAGCTGATCGCCGTCGGCCAAGTTCATCCCACCTCTCCCCGCTGGTGAGAGGTGACCTGAGCGCCGCTACTTCTTGTCCAGCATCTCCCGGATCTTTGCCGCCAGCGTCGCCTGCGGAATCGGTTTTTGCAGCAGCGACACGCCGGCATCCAGTCGCCCGTTGTGCACGATGGCGTTGCGGGAATAGCCGGTCATGAACAGCACCCTCAACCCCGGCTGGCGCTTTTGCATCTCTCCGGCGAACTGGCGGCCGTTCATGCCGGGCATCACGACGTCCGTGAGAAGCAAATCGATCGGCGACGGGTCGCGTTCGAAGTCGGACAGCGCCTGATCGGCATTCGGTGCGAAGCGGATGCGGTAGTCCAGCCCCTCCAGCGTCTCGACCAGGTAGGCGCGCACGTCCGGATCGTCTTCCACCACCATGATGGTCTCATGGCCGCTTCCGCCGATCACCACGCTGTCGGTCTCGATCGCCGCTTCCGCCGTTTTCCGGCTGCGCGGGAGATAGATCTTGATGGTCGTACCGAGGCCTGCCTCGCTGTAGATCTTGACGTGCCCGCCGGACTGCTTGACGAAGCCGTAGACTTGGCTGAGGCCGAGACCGGTGCCGAGGCCAGGTTCCTTGGTCGTGAAGAACGGATCGAAGGCGCGCTCCTGCACCTCCTTCGGCATGCCGGGGCCGGTATCGCTCACGGCAATCTGGACATATTGACCGACCGGCAGATCGGCATGCTGCTGCGCGTAGGCTTCGTCGATGAAGGCGTTGCTGGTCTCGATCGTCAGGCTGCCGCGGTCCGCCATGGCGTCGCGCGCGTTGACGACGAGGTTGAGGATGCCGGCTTCCATCTGACCGCGATCGACCTCGACCTGCCACAGCCCGGCGCCGCCGACGATTTCCAGCTCGATGTTTTCGCTGAGCGTGCGCTGGAAGAAGTCCGACATGCCCTGCAGCAACTGGTTGACATTGATCGGCTTCGGATCGAGCGGCTGGCGTCGTGCGAAGGCCAGCAGGCGCTGCGTCAGGACGATCGCGCGCTGCGCGCCGCCCGCGGCGCTGGCGATCACGCGCCTGAGGCGCGCTTGCGAGCCATCGGTCCAGTTGTTGACGGTGCGTTCGGCGATTTCGAGATTGCCGATGATGATGGTCAGAAGGTTGTTGAAATCATGCGCGACGCCGCCGGTGAGGTGGCCGATCGCTTCCATCTTCTGCGATTGACGCAGCATGTCCTCGGCCTCGCGGCGATAGCGGCCTTCCTCGACCAGCGCCAGTTGGGCTTCGTGCAATTGCGCCGGCGACGGAATCGCCAGCAGCCGCGGCAGCAGCGGCCAAAGGATTGCTGCCGTGATCACGGATGCGACCGCGGTGATCGCCTTGACGATGCCCTGAATTCCGTAGATCGGCACCCACAGCGTGATGATCGAAAGCACATGCGTGAGGCCGCAGGCCATGATGAAGATCGCAAAAGCCCAGAAGATCCAGCCGAACTCCACGTCGCGCCGCCGCATCACGAAGATCGTCAACACCACGGGGATCGAGAAGTAGGCCAGCGCGGTCAAGACATCGGAGCCGACATGCAGCCAGATCAGGCCGGGTTCCCACAACAGGCAGATGCCGTGCGGTGCAAAAAGGGAGGTGTCGAGAAGATTTTGGAAGAAGGCCCACATCATCGTGCTCAATTTTGGAACGGTGTCGAGCAAGCAGCGTGGACGGGAGCCGATGGAGCGTCAACCCGCGTCAGTCAGGCGACGGCCTTGGCCAGGTCACGAAGTGTGGAAATGATCTGATGGGAGAGATAGGGCTTGGCGATAAACACCCCGCCCGCCGGCAGATCGCCGTCGCGCATCTGGAAATGGCCGGACGTTGCCACGATCCGGATTGGCGGCCATCGGTTGGCCACGGCGTGCGCCAGCTTCAGTCCGTTCATCGAACCCGGCATGTCGATATCGGTAAAGATGACGGCGATATCCAGACGGGTCTCCAGCAATTTGATCGCTTCGTCGGCGTTCGGTGCTTCCAGAACTTTGAAGCCGGCCTCTTCGATCATTTCGGCAGCGTGCATCCGCAACAGCGTATCGTCTTCGACGACCAGGACCACTGGCCGCGATCTCGTGTTTCCGACGATGTCATTGTCGAGTGATTGCACTCCGCCTTCAGGTTTGGCGTGTGGCTTCGCATAAGTCATTTTTCAAATAGCCTTGGCTTGATATCCGAGCCATCGGCGTGCGCCTTTCGGCAGAAATCTCCGGTGACGTACGCGGACTAAGGCGTTGAGCGACCGATCGTTCCAGCCGGGGCCGATTAATCGACCGGGTGGTGCCGTGGTATCGTTGTTCGTGCCGGATGCCCGGCATCGGTACGGTCGCGTACAGTCTTGAACACGCCATGCGCGGTGGCGACGACACGGTCGCCGACGCAAACTTCGGTGCTCATGAAGATCAGGCTGCGGGTCGCGCGCAGCGCCTTCGGCCGCGAGATCATCAACTCCCCGATCCGCGCGGCATCGACGAAAAACGTGTCCATCTGTACGGTAGCCAGCGCATCGGCGCCGGACACGGCGCGTGCCGTCATCCCGCAACTACGATCCGCCAACGTCATCAGCACACCGCCCTGTACCACGCCGCGGCGGTTGCGGTGCTTGTCCCGACCGACGATCGCAAACTCATGGTCGGTGCCGACCATGCGGTGCCATACCGGCCCGACCAGATGAATGAAGCCGTCATCGTCCATGATGGACCAGCCGGCTTCCAGCAGCTCGGCATTTATGGCTTCGGTCATGCAATGTCCTTGGGGGAGCGTCGGAACGGGAGCCCGTTCTACAAAGGCCGGGGCAGGGTGCCTAGTGCGGCGGCCGCCGGGCTCGTGTAATCCATTCGCATGACGCATCCATTCACGTCCCATACGCGGCAGATGATTGCGGTCCGCGGTGCCGACTTTGTCCGCGCGGCGGAAGCGCCGCCTTCCGGTCTGAAGCAAGCGGCCGTCGCCATCGTGCTGGTCGAGGCCAGTGATGGCCGCGATACGG
Coding sequences:
- a CDS encoding efflux RND transporter periplasmic adaptor subunit, with the translated sequence MAAYFLFIRGRYAKACIAGLSLLLLAGCGDGGDKAAKNAGAPPRAEVSVVTLRPQSIAITSELPGRTTASLVAEVRPQVNGIIKERLFKEGSEVKAGDMLYQIDPAAYQAALDSAVAALQKAEAAVPNAEAKLERYRTLIKQNAVSKQDLDDSVAALAQVKADVASNNASVDTARLNLAYTRIEAPISGRIDRSSLTPGALVTASQTTALTTIRTLDPIYVDVTESSTNLLNWRQAVSEGRIKFDGADVSVKLKLENGTTYNHTGKMAFAESNVSQTTGTFALRAEFPNPDRILLPGTYARAVIEQGIAENSFAIPQRAITRNTKGEATGMFITAEGKVEQRTLAVSSNVGNNWLATSGVKDGDRIIVEGAQMVKPGAAVTAVEVTIDNNTGEVKGTKRGSLDTGTRLATRETAPATGGN
- a CDS encoding TetR/AcrR family transcriptional regulator — encoded protein: MDTNAKAPTAIAVPRHRGRPKLVSDDTQRSLIADGARQLFIEKGYGRTTTDDVAARCKISKQTLYRLFPGKPALFAAVVDAHRYSMLALPGDYDDLPIDQALQQIFRIDIDPQSERDNLALLRLVMVESQQHPELEELLFRYGAEKARADLAKWLKARCKRERIELRDANSAVHILLDMIFGPMVLKLDAAVARRRPPKRQDHIRRCISIFLYGISGNDSGRSNA
- a CDS encoding pyridoxamine 5'-phosphate oxidase family protein, with amino-acid sequence MNKKTLAEVADKMAGIDIAILSTHTENGEIANRPMSNNGDVSYDGTSYYFTYEQARAVSDITADPKVALGFSAPGGWFSGSGLYVAVEGNAELIRDRAAFEKHWTPDLDKWFEKGIDTPGIVLIKVKARRITYWEGTEEGEVTL
- a CDS encoding DUF1810 domain-containing protein encodes the protein MTDGDLQRFVEAQTDIYATALGELRAGRKRTHWMWFVFPQIAGLGHSAMARHYAVASRDEAKAYVAHDVLGPRLRECTQAVLAVSDSTANAIFGSPDDIKFRSCMTPFDAVAADGMFDEALARFYGGQRDPATLERL
- a CDS encoding ABC transporter substrate-binding protein — protein: MKLISISAAAMLAALVATPAMAQTKVTIAISGWTGFAPLTLAKEAGIFARNGLDVTIKKVPQASRHLAIASGDVQCAATTVETWVVWNANGVATTQLFQLDKSYGADGMAVRGTTGSIKDLKGKTVAASAPGTAPYFTLAWFLKKNGMSVKDVSVVNMEPGPAAQAFIAGQNDAAMTYEPYLSAVREKPEAGKIIATTLDYPMIMDTFGCTPKFIADNEAAVKALTKSYFEAVAMIKSDQAKSYEIMGADVKQSGEKFGASAQYLRWQDQEQNKKFFAGEFQAFSKEAAELLLEIGVIKEIPDLTKIVDTRFIQ
- a CDS encoding ABC transporter permease, with amino-acid sequence MKPLAPVSSSARVVLGISFFVLFVAAWSYATFGGFVSKTFLANPLTMLNDGWWLLTKQGFLFDIGMTIWRVIGGFVLAALVAVPLGILMGAYKPVEAFLEPFVSFARYLPASAFIPLLILWAGIGELQKLLVIFIGSVFQIILMVAVTVGSVRRDLVEASLTLGARDVGVLRRVLIPSAAPGIAEILRLVLGWAWTYVIVAELIGSSSGIGHMIIDSQALLATGQIIFGIIVIGIIGLISDYAFKAANRAMFPWSVL
- a CDS encoding ABC transporter ATP-binding protein, with the protein product MSKLVIENVSRIFPAVRGGTPTRALEPANLAVADNDFVTILGPSGCGKSTLLRMVAGLDTPTTGHILLDGKAITGPGADRGMVFQSYTLFPWLTVSENISFGLRERGVSLRERNAIAAEWLDKVGLTSFAHHFPKQLSGGMQQRTAIARALANSPKILLLDEPFGALDNQTRALMQELLLGIWERERKTVIFVTHDIEEAVFLASRVVVMSARPGRIKADVAVDLPHPRHYTIKTSPEFSALKARLTEEIRVEAVLAAEAH
- a CDS encoding response regulator; this encodes MMWAFFQNLLDTSLFAPHGICLLWEPGLIWLHVGSDVLTALAYFSIPVVLTIFVMRRRDVEFGWIFWAFAIFIMACGLTHVLSIITLWVPIYGIQGIVKAITAVASVITAAILWPLLPRLLAIPSPAQLHEAQLALVEEGRYRREAEDMLRQSQKMEAIGHLTGGVAHDFNNLLTIIIGNLEIAERTVNNWTDGSQARLRRVIASAAGGAQRAIVLTQRLLAFARRQPLDPKPINVNQLLQGMSDFFQRTLSENIELEIVGGAGLWQVEVDRGQMEAGILNLVVNARDAMADRGSLTIETSNAFIDEAYAQQHADLPVGQYVQIAVSDTGPGMPKEVQERAFDPFFTTKEPGLGTGLGLSQVYGFVKQSGGHVKIYSEAGLGTTIKIYLPRSRKTAEAAIETDSVVIGGSGHETIMVVEDDPDVRAYLVETLEGLDYRIRFAPNADQALSDFERDPSPIDLLLTDVVMPGMNGRQFAGEMQKRQPGLRVLFMTGYSRNAIVHNGRLDAGVSLLQKPIPQATLAAKIREMLDKK
- a CDS encoding response regulator, which encodes MTYAKPHAKPEGGVQSLDNDIVGNTRSRPVVLVVEDDTLLRMHAAEMIEEAGFKVLEAPNADEAIKLLETRLDIAVIFTDIDMPGSMNGLKLAHAVANRWPPIRIVATSGHFQMRDGDLPAGGVFIAKPYLSHQIISTLRDLAKAVA
- a CDS encoding PaaI family thioesterase; translation: MTEAINAELLEAGWSIMDDDGFIHLVGPVWHRMVGTDHEFAIVGRDKHRNRRGVVQGGVLMTLADRSCGMTARAVSGADALATVQMDTFFVDAARIGELMISRPKALRATRSLIFMSTEVCVGDRVVATAHGVFKTVRDRTDAGHPARTTIPRHHPVD